The DNA segment AGTAATCCTGCAGGAGCCCGTTGACCGCCACACGCCGGCAGCTGCCCTGGGGCATGATGGTCACCAGCGTCCTGTCCACCTGACGCTGGTCGAACAGCATCCCTCCGCACTTGAACTCCACGCAGGCAGCAGACATGCTAGGGCGCTCGGGGTCTCGGACACTGCGGGCATCCCGCAGCCCATAGAGCTGGCCCTGAGTCCGCGGGTGGCTGCCGCCCGCATTGTGGGAGCGGACCATGTACTCCTGGGGGCCCTGGATCTTCACCTTGAGAAAGCAGGCCCGGAACTCCTGCGGATTGGGCCACCAGGCCAAGAGATCTCCAGTCCAGGAGGCCGGAACACCCTCGCGGAAGGGGACCACGTTATACTCGTACTTGTCCGCCTCCACGCGAGCGAAGCGGAAGTGGTTGGCGGTCACTGGGGCCTCCTGGCACTCTCGTAGGTTGCGCCACGGGTACACGGGGCCGTTGGCCTCGTCCGGGTCGCCAGATCTAGGTTTGGCGAGGTTGATGCGGAAGCCATTGCGTTTGAGAGAGGGGTCATCGTGGTCGGTTCTGCGATAACCAAGCTTGTCCAAGTAGGGCTGGGCCACGCCCACGGTGGCCGGAAGGGGGCGTGGCCTGGACGTGGCGGGCTCGAGCTCCTCCCCGCCCAAGGTAGCGGTGACCAGGGCAGTGTAGGCGTCCGGCCGGTCTGTGTCGCAGAAGGCGGGGAGGCAGGCACCATTGGGGCCAGTGACAGCACTGTCAAAGCGGCCCCAGGCGCGGGGATTGGCGGAGAAGCCTGGGGCGGGCTCCAGGTTGACTAGTGTGACCACCACGCCCTCCACCTGCTCATTGGGCGTAAACTTGTCGTTGGCGTAGGCTCGCACCTTCACGAAGCAGCGGCGGCGCTCGGGCACGTCTAGGTTGAACAGACGCCGTTCTCGGATCTCCACGTTGCCCACCAGGAAGACCCGCTCCTCCCGACGGACCCGCTGGGCCGCCGACCTCTCACGCTGGAAGCCGCTCTCTTCTTCCCACAAGCCCGTGTCAGGGTTCAGCGACCACAGCTTCAGGGCCTCCACATGGCCGGCCATTCGGATCTGGCTGGCAGCCACACGCACGGCCACCGGCCCAGTCTGCAGCTGCTCTGTGGAGTCGGGGGCCCGGAGGTCCACCGAAAACATGCCGTAGGTGCGCAGTGGGGCCAACTCCCCGTCACTGTCCACGAAGCGCAGGTCACTGGGGGCAGCAGCTGCCGAGGTGAGATCTCGGGGGTCCACAAATGTCACCCGGGCCTCCACAGACCCCGCATAGGGTTCACCGTCGGCTCTGCGGATGGCGCCTGGCGGGAAGACCAGCTCGCCTAAGGGGGCCTCATCTTCCAGCTCTCCAAGGGGtatggtgttgctctggctggcATCTAAGATGACAGGGGCTTTCTTGCGCATAGCCTTGACCTCGTGGTACACGCCTGCACCTCGAGGGTCAAAAGGCAGGACCCTGACAGTGTCCACAAACTGGCCGCTGGGGTCCACGAAAGTAATTACCAGCCGCTGAGTAGAAGGTGCCACCTCGAGGGTGAAGTCACCCTGGTAGGATGTGAAGCCAATGGGTTCCCGGCCCAGCAGAATCCGGGCAAAGCGCAAGGGCTCGCCAGAGTCAGCGGCCACCACACGTCCCCGGATCAGCCCCCGACGGGGCAGACATTTCTGGCAGCCACATTCAGCCACTATCTTAACTGGGAGGTTGTAGCCAGAGCAACGGATCTTCCGGCTCTCCAAGCGGCGGACAGAGCAGCAGCGGGAGCCTGCATCCCCACACCGGGGGCTCGAGCCTGTGGCACTGGGGCAGAGGGTGTCAGGGCAGAGGCCTACATCCAGGTAGGTGGGGCCACTGCCCGGCTGACTGCAGTCATCTGGAAGCTTGATTAGGTGTTCTCGGGGCTGGGGGTCACAGGCTGGCTGACCTGGGGCTGTGGAGCAAGAAGTCAGCCAGATCTGGGTAAGGGAGAGAGCTCCATCAAAGCCAAGGTTGGGGGCCTGGATTAGGGTCAGAGGCTCAACCAGGGGGCTGTGGAGGCCTAGGATGGAACTGAGTAAGGTCAGAGATCAGTCCGAAGTTGGGGTGCCATCTGAGGTTGAGTTTTAGCTGGAATTGGGGCTCAGTTTGATATCAGGGCTTGCTCAGGGTTGGAGGGCAGTTGTTGAGGGTACTCACCAAGCACGGTGAGCTGGGCAGTGCCCGAGCGCACAGCCCCTGCATCATTCCATGCTTTGCAGTGATAGGTGCCTGCCTGGTCTGGGTGAAGCCCATGCAACTCCAGGTGGGCCCCGTACCTATGTGTTCGCCTGTCCAGCAAGGTCCCATTGTGGAACCTGGGTGGAGGATGAGCAACACCATGGGTGCCCTTGGCACAGGGGAGAGGCTGCATCTGCCCCACCCTGcatgcagcatagggaggttgcAAAGCAGCACATATCACAGGAAGCCCATTGCAACCCCAAAGCTGTGCACGAGACCCTTGAGCAGGGGGCAAGCCACTCACCAGGAGTATTTCTTGGGCATGGGGGTGCCTGAGGCTTTGCAGCAGAAGGTCACATTCTGGCCAGCTTCTCGAATCCGGGACTCAGGTTGCTTCACCAGGTAGGGCTTTTCTGGGGGCAAAGGCAGTAACGTTCAGGGCCCTGCCCCATCCCAGCTTCTCTAAATGATCCTTCCTAAGAGCAAGGCCCCATCCTTTCCCTTACAGTGACGCCTTTTTTCACATGAGCCTTTTCTGTTGGCCCGCCCCCTATCCAAGTTCACCCCAAATCTGCTGGAATTATGCCCTTAATGCTTAATCTTAATGCTTCCCTTTGCAACTCCACGTCTCACCTTGCATCTTCTCCAATGACTTACTTCTTTCTCCAATGATCTCACTTGCCATCACATCATTCCGGGTGCTTG comes from the Phacochoerus africanus isolate WHEZ1 chromosome 4, ROS_Pafr_v1, whole genome shotgun sequence genome and includes:
- the CILP2 gene encoding cartilage intermediate layer protein 2; this encodes MASLPTLLCLCVAAAHLAGARGTTTPEEPTATAWGLEGPSLRPGQPSPALEDWEEASEWTSWFNVDHPGGDGDFESLAAIRFYYGPARVCPRPLALEARTTDWALPSDVGERVHLNPTRGFWCLNREQPRGRRCSNYHVRFRCPLEATWGAWGPWGPCSGSCGPGRRLRRRRCPSSAGDACPGRPLEAQKCIRSPCPGCSLNICGCPDHILLGSVVTPTGRPLPGARVSLRDWPGTVATSNAHGTFRMPGVCASSRVNVSAQMDGFSAGMAQAQANSSISAVVTVVLKKLEKPYLVKQPESRIREAGQNVTFCCKASGTPMPKKYSWFHNGTLLDRRTHRYGAHLELHGLHPDQAGTYHCKAWNDAGAVRSGTAQLTVLAPGQPACDPQPREHLIKLPDDCSQPGSGPTYLDVGLCPDTLCPSATGSSPRCGDAGSRCCSVRRLESRKIRCSGYNLPVKIVAECGCQKCLPRRGLIRGRVVAADSGEPLRFARILLGREPIGFTSYQGDFTLEVAPSTQRLVITFVDPSGQFVDTVRVLPFDPRGAGVYHEVKAMRKKAPVILDASQSNTIPLGELEDEAPLGELVFPPGAIRRADGEPYAGSVEARVTFVDPRDLTSAAAAPSDLRFVDSDGELAPLRTYGMFSVDLRAPDSTEQLQTGPVAVRVAASQIRMAGHVEALKLWSLNPDTGLWEEESGFQRERSAAQRVRREERVFLVGNVEIRERRLFNLDVPERRRCFVKVRAYANDKFTPNEQVEGVVVTLVNLEPAPGFSANPRAWGRFDSAVTGPNGACLPAFCDTDRPDAYTALVTATLGGEELEPATSRPRPLPATVGVAQPYLDKLGYRRTDHDDPSLKRNGFRINLAKPRSGDPDEANGPVYPWRNLRECQEAPVTANHFRFARVEADKYEYNVVPFREGVPASWTGDLLAWWPNPQEFRACFLKVKIQGPQEYMVRSHNAGGSHPRTQGQLYGLRDARSVRDPERPSMSAACVEFKCGGMLFDQRQVDRTLVTIMPQGSCRRVAVNGLLQDYLTRHPPPAPADDLAAFSMLAPLDPLGHNYGVYTVTDQSPRLAKEIAIGRCFDGSSDGFSREMKADAGTAVTFQCREPAAGRPSLFQRLLESPSTALGDIRREMGEVARAQARASGPLRTRRGRARQ